In Populus trichocarpa isolate Nisqually-1 chromosome 12, P.trichocarpa_v4.1, whole genome shotgun sequence, a genomic segment contains:
- the LOC7454565 gene encoding FBD-associated F-box protein At4g10400, protein MEESKGRIQYAYQRKRYVRDDATNMDMGIRVDASDRISRLPDHVLHYILSYLSIRAVVRFSVLSKTWHRISTSFPVSDFSEDVLLLGKRYEIQDWKNKFIDFVQDSLLAQHHHNTRSHKFRLSMDLDSYDPQLTSRADHLLELATKCGVYEFDLNFQNISHYCLPRALLSAEEITVLRLNGNYKLSLPRDAINWPSLRVLSLMNVRVDEAILQNLICGCPLIEKLALVYCYGVKSIRISGCIKLKEVEVNEGDSVLERMEIHVPSLRTFCYTTGLVKSFFHIDMTGCRNLEVLKLKFYNITEVIGQVFQDLIAQFPALKVLALNCYATSVSRIKISNPQLEKLQLWSSALTKVTITSPSLHSFKHFTYGFPSAFSLDQSSLQKATLHVHKGALYSSDFLQLREYLGNFNQIRRLTLRINYVGIRFIPETLNNISIPALPDIKHLKLKICPSTGASGSLANLKDYRDIVDGLLWVCHPETILLISGWSSENLFIQILCEKLMQGGEKQHCCTSSRIKCWRHDLKDIQIEHLQRNAEAKAFTCGTLLESLPNLARGQKIRFIFNW, encoded by the coding sequence TGCCTGATCACGTTCTGCACTACATCCTCTCCTACCTCTCAATTAGAGCTGTGGTTCGTTTCAGTGTCTTGTCCAAAACATGGCACCGAATCTCGACATCGTTCCCTGTTTCTGATTTTTCAGAAGACGTGCTCCTTCTCGGAAAGCGTTATGAAATCCaagattggaaaaataaattcattgacTTTGTGCAAGATTCTTTGCTTGCACAGCACCACCACAACACAAGATCACACAAGTTCAGACTATCTATGGACCTGGATTCTTATGATCCTCAACTTACTTCTCGTGCTGACCACTTGTTGGAACTGGCTACTAAGTGTGGTGTTTACGAGTTTGATCTCAACTTCCAAAATATATCTCATTATTGTTTGCCGCGAGCCCTCCTCTCTGCTGAAGAAATAACTGTCCTTAGGTTAAACGGAAATTATAAGCTCTCCCTCCCTCGTGATGCCATAAACTGGCCCTCTCTACGTGTTCTCTCTCTGATGAATGTTCGTGTTGATGAGGCCATTCTTCAGAATCTCATCTGCGGTTGCCCTCTGATTGAAAAACTTGCTTTAGTTTATTGTTATGGTGTCAAAAGCATTCGTATTTCAGGATGTATAAAACTCAAGGAGGTTGAGGTGAATGAAGGCGACAGTGTTCTTGAAAGAATGGAGATTCATGTACCAAGTCTTCGAACCTTTTGCTACACAACTGGTTTGGTTAAAAGTTTCTTCCACATCGACATGACTGGTTGCAGGAATCTGGAGGTACTGAAGTTAAAGTTTTATAACATAACAGAAGTAATTGGACAAGTATTTCAGGATCTTATTGCTCAATTTCCTGCCCTTAAAGTCTTGGCCTTGAATTGTTATGCTACTTCTGTTAGTAGGATCAAAATTTCGAATCCACAGCTCGAGAAGTTACAACTATGGTCATCAGCTCTAACTAAAGTCACCATCACGAGTCCAAGCTTACATTCATTCAAACATTTTACCTATGGATTTCCATCTGCGTTTTCACTCGACCAATCAAGTCTACAGAAAGCTACCCTTCACGTTCACAAAGGCGCTCTCTATTCTTCTGATTTCCTCCAACTTAGGGAATATCTTGGAAATTTCAACCAAATCAGACGTCTCACATTGCGCATAAACTATGTAGGCATCAGATTTATCCCtgaaacattaaataatatctCCATTCCTGCTTTGCCTGATATCAAGCACTTGAAGCTTAAAATCTGTCCATCTACTGGAGCTAGTGGGAGTCTTGCTAACCTGAAAGATTACAGAGATATTGTTGATGGCTTACTTTGGGTTTGCCATCCAGAGACTATACTGCTCATATCAGGCTGGAGTTCTGAAAATTTGTTTATCCAGATTCTTTGCGAAAAACTAATGCAGGGAGgagaaaaacaacattgttGCACATCTTCTCGTATCAAATGCTGGCGGCATGACTTAAAAGACATTCAAATCGAGCACTTGCAACGAAATGCAGAGGCAAAGGCTTTTACATGTGGTACTTTGTTAGAATCACTACCAAATCTTGCTCGAGGGCAAAAGATTAGATTCATTTTCAATTGGTGA